From the genome of Psychrilyobacter atlanticus DSM 19335, one region includes:
- a CDS encoding OmpH family outer membrane protein, translated as MKKMLTLAMAIGMSVSIFAAKIATVNTQKVFQGYSKTQVAKTKLETEKTKLEGQLAVKAKNLEKIAKELNAKGDKVTVAEKDKFQKQQMEFGKERQALQQKLGRLEYEEMGSIQTEIKSAVQQVARKNKYEMVIEEGAVLYGGKDITADVLKVLESSKKIKL; from the coding sequence TATCAATCTTTGCAGCTAAGATAGCTACTGTAAATACACAAAAAGTATTTCAAGGTTATTCAAAGACACAAGTTGCTAAAACAAAGTTAGAAACTGAAAAAACAAAATTAGAGGGACAACTAGCAGTTAAAGCTAAAAACTTAGAAAAAATAGCTAAAGAATTAAATGCTAAAGGTGATAAGGTAACAGTTGCGGAAAAAGATAAATTCCAAAAACAACAAATGGAATTTGGAAAAGAACGTCAAGCGTTACAACAAAAATTAGGAAGATTAGAATATGAAGAGATGGGATCAATACAAACTGAGATAAAATCAGCAGTTCAACAAGTAGCAAGAAAAAATAAATACGAGATGGTTATTGAAGAAGGTGCTGTATTATACGGTGGAAAAGATATAACTGCAGATGTATTAAAAGTCTTAGAAAGTTCAAAAAAAATAAAATTATAA
- the lpxD gene encoding UDP-3-O-(3-hydroxymyristoyl)glucosamine N-acyltransferase — MYNLEKLSTLLGGEIKGDKVQKITGLAPFFQAKKGEVTFAAEDKFLTKLGETDATVLVVPKLEEYLPNKTYIVVEKNPRELMPILLKFFKKEVMFPIKAIEDSALIGERVRVAPNVYIGHGAKIGNDVTIHPNAYIGQDVVIGEGSVIYPNAVVREFCILGKNCILQPGAVIGSDGFGYTKVDGNNIKIEQIGRVILENDVEIGANTTIDRGAIGDTVIKKYTKIDNLVQLGHNGIIGENCFIISQVGIAGSTEVGDNCTLAGQVGVAGHIKIGDNVVLGAQSGVSGNIASNQVLSGNPPVSVKEHLKIKASLKKLPELVKKVKKLEKK; from the coding sequence ATGTATAATTTAGAAAAATTATCGACTCTTCTTGGTGGAGAAATTAAGGGGGATAAAGTTCAGAAAATAACTGGACTTGCTCCCTTTTTTCAAGCCAAGAAGGGTGAGGTGACATTTGCAGCAGAGGATAAATTTTTAACGAAATTAGGTGAGACTGATGCAACGGTATTGGTAGTTCCTAAGTTAGAGGAATATCTGCCTAATAAAACATATATAGTCGTTGAAAAAAACCCTAGAGAATTGATGCCTATATTGTTAAAGTTTTTTAAAAAAGAAGTGATGTTCCCTATAAAAGCAATAGAGGATAGTGCACTAATAGGAGAGAGGGTAAGAGTAGCGCCTAATGTCTATATAGGTCATGGAGCAAAGATCGGTAACGACGTGACTATACACCCAAATGCTTATATAGGTCAGGATGTAGTGATAGGAGAAGGATCTGTCATCTATCCCAATGCAGTGGTTAGAGAATTCTGTATCTTAGGAAAAAATTGTATCTTACAGCCGGGTGCTGTGATAGGATCTGATGGATTTGGATATACTAAGGTAGATGGAAATAATATAAAGATAGAACAGATAGGAAGGGTAATTTTAGAAAATGATGTAGAAATTGGTGCTAATACTACCATAGACAGGGGAGCTATTGGAGACACTGTTATAAAAAAATACACTAAAATTGATAACCTGGTGCAGTTAGGACACAATGGAATCATTGGAGAAAACTGTTTTATCATCTCCCAAGTGGGGATAGCAGGAAGTACAGAGGTTGGAGATAACTGTACCTTGGCAGGGCAGGTAGGAGTAGCTGGACACATTAAAATAGGTGATAATGTGGTTTTAGGAGCTCAATCAGGTGTATCGGGTAATATAGCTTCTAATCAAGTTCTTTCTGGAAATCCACCGGTGAGTGTAAAAGAGCATCTAAAAATAAAAGCCAGTTTAAAAAAATTACCAGAATTGGTGAAAAAAGTAAAAAAATTGGAAAAAAAGTAA
- a CDS encoding MarR family winged helix-turn-helix transcriptional regulator: protein MKNYDEKEMRNLKLLVTLSRCNSSVNSRIYPKIKEEGLTETQFSVLNLLYHKGKFNIKEIIEKTFSSGGTMTVVVNNLLKEGYIKKERSEVDKRQVLISITSKGLNLLDYILGTHVENLKNTFDVLTDTEKLILTELLKKLGKGKVNEEN, encoded by the coding sequence ATGAAAAATTATGATGAGAAAGAGATGAGAAATTTGAAGTTATTGGTAACTTTATCCAGGTGTAACTCCTCTGTAAATAGTAGGATATATCCAAAAATTAAGGAGGAAGGTTTAACAGAAACACAATTTTCAGTATTAAATTTACTTTATCACAAGGGAAAATTTAATATTAAAGAGATCATTGAAAAGACATTTTCAAGTGGTGGAACAATGACAGTAGTGGTAAATAATCTATTAAAGGAGGGTTATATAAAAAAGGAAAGGTCTGAGGTAGATAAAAGACAGGTACTAATTAGTATTACTTCTAAAGGCTTAAATCTATTGGATTATATCTTAGGGACTCATGTTGAAAATTTAAAAAATACCTTTGATGTACTGACAGACACAGAAAAATTGATTTTAACTGAATTATTAAAAAAATTAGGAAAGGGTAAAGTGAATGAAGAAAATTAA
- a CDS encoding YhdT family protein has product MKKINKQLKKEAIITVVLYLIYFVWWYSFAYGLGDVDPKDYKYILGLPEWFFYSCVLGFLMITTLLWVSIKLFFKEVDLKIYEKNAGREEWKK; this is encoded by the coding sequence ATGAAGAAAATTAATAAACAACTAAAGAAAGAAGCGATAATAACAGTGGTTCTATACCTCATATATTTTGTGTGGTGGTATAGTTTTGCATATGGATTAGGAGATGTAGATCCAAAAGATTATAAATATATCTTAGGTCTACCAGAATGGTTTTTTTATTCTTGTGTCTTAGGATTTTTGATGATAACGACTTTATTATGGGTTTCTATCAAGTTATTCTTTAAAGAAGTAGATTTAAAAATATATGAAAAAAATGCAGGGAGAGAAGAATGGAAAAAATAA
- the panF gene encoding sodium/pantothenate symporter, protein MEKIKLILPLLVYLGITLYIAYYNSPRRKKSKNFTNEYFIGNRSMGGFVLAMTVIATYTGASSFLGGPGVAYKLGLGWVLLASIQIPTAFLTLGILGKKLAIISRKIDGITINDFLRARYQNKWVVIMSSTAILLFFMAYMVVQVIGGARLFEVLTGLDYTVGLVIFGFAIIFYTVFGGFKTVAITDAIQGVIMLITSIILFWVLKEAGGGMRNIMKTIYEIDPNLLTPSSGGAITKPFIMSFWVLVGVGLLGLPQTTIRCMGFKDSRSLHRAMVIGTFVVGFLMIMMHLIGVMGIAIIPNEQLGDKVIPILAIRNLSPVLLGVFIGGPLAAIMSTVDSLLIQTSSTIVKDIYINYIAVDIDEKKLSRISLWTTLIMGVMVFALAFHPPEFIVWLNLFALGGLEAVFMWPILLGLYWKKANSTGALLSMGISLLVYVTMTLLKIKFFGMHQIVPTIVVGGIVFVIGSYLKKPSSEEHLAIFFE, encoded by the coding sequence ATGGAAAAAATAAAATTAATATTACCTCTATTGGTATATTTAGGGATAACTTTATATATAGCATATTATAACAGTCCAAGAAGAAAAAAAAGTAAAAATTTTACCAACGAATATTTTATTGGAAACAGAAGTATGGGAGGATTCGTCCTGGCCATGACTGTTATTGCTACCTATACTGGAGCCAGTTCATTTTTAGGAGGACCAGGAGTAGCCTATAAATTAGGTTTAGGGTGGGTGCTGTTAGCTTCTATTCAGATACCCACAGCTTTTTTAACTTTGGGAATATTAGGAAAAAAATTAGCTATTATCTCTAGAAAAATTGACGGTATAACAATAAATGATTTCCTCCGAGCTAGATACCAAAATAAGTGGGTAGTAATAATGTCTTCTACGGCTATCCTATTATTTTTTATGGCCTATATGGTCGTTCAGGTTATTGGAGGAGCCAGGTTATTTGAAGTCCTGACAGGACTAGACTACACTGTAGGTTTAGTTATTTTTGGATTTGCAATAATATTTTACACTGTGTTTGGCGGATTTAAAACTGTAGCCATAACTGATGCTATCCAAGGGGTTATAATGCTGATAACCAGTATAATTCTATTTTGGGTTTTAAAAGAAGCCGGCGGTGGGATGAGAAACATCATGAAAACTATCTATGAGATAGATCCAAATCTGTTGACTCCAAGTAGTGGAGGAGCTATAACCAAACCCTTTATCATGTCGTTTTGGGTATTAGTAGGAGTAGGTCTTTTGGGACTCCCTCAGACGACCATAAGATGTATGGGGTTTAAAGACAGCAGATCCCTCCATAGAGCTATGGTTATAGGAACCTTTGTAGTTGGATTTTTAATGATAATGATGCATCTGATTGGAGTTATGGGGATAGCGATTATACCTAACGAACAATTGGGAGATAAGGTAATTCCAATCTTAGCTATTAGAAATTTATCTCCAGTATTATTAGGAGTCTTCATAGGAGGACCATTAGCTGCAATTATGTCTACTGTAGATTCTCTTTTGATTCAGACAAGTTCAACCATAGTAAAAGACATCTATATAAATTATATAGCTGTGGATATAGATGAGAAGAAATTGAGCAGAATATCTCTGTGGACAACTTTAATTATGGGTGTTATGGTATTTGCACTGGCTTTTCACCCTCCGGAATTTATAGTTTGGCTGAATTTATTTGCCTTAGGAGGATTAGAAGCAGTATTTATGTGGCCTATACTGTTGGGGTTATATTGGAAAAAAGCGAACTCTACTGGGGCTCTCCTCAGTATGGGGATAAGCCTTTTGGTATATGTCACCATGACTCTTTTAAAAATAAAGTTCTTTGGGATGCATCAAATAGTGCCTACAATAGTAGTAGGTGGGATAGTGTTTGTAATAGGATCGTATCTAAAAAAACCTAGTTCAGAGGAGCATTTAGCAATATTTTTTGAGTAA